gaaggtctggcttctgtaattgcttccctgctgaacatgggcgttgactggtcgatccatactcccagcctgtctctctctttccctaatagggtgggtctctggggaagcggagctccaggtctTATCAACATTTTGATTCAATTATTTGGTACTCAGCCTCATAAATATGTCAATCTGTAGAAAGTTTAGGCTACTGTTCACTAGCTCCCATAGTTTTTCTTTGTATTGCAATGAAAAGGATTATTCCAGTTTGTAGGCTTTTTTGGTTTTTCAGAACTATATGTGCTGCCCTCTGCTGGTAAGAATGGAACTGACACCCTAAAATTACATGATTTTGAGAGTCTGGCCTTTTGCTTAGTGAACATACTTTTAATCtgcaataaatacagaaaaatcattgttgaaatttaacttaaaaaggggttgggggagtcgggctgtagtgcagcgggttaagtgcaggtggcgcaaagcacaaggaccggcataaggaaccccgGCATAAggtgggttcgaaccccggctccccacctgcaggggagtcgcttcacaggcggtgaagcgtgtgcaggtgtctttctctcctcctctctgtcttcccctcctctctccatttctctctgtcctatccaacgacaacaacaataataactacaacaataaaacaacaagggcaacaaaagggaataaataaataaaataaatattttttaaaaaggggcttGGGAGCTGAAGCATGTAAAATGATTCACAGTGGGTATCTGAGAATGGGTTTCaataatacaaggtttattagggtgaaaaaggcaaaataagcaattatcatcaatggttaagagtacgctaggtcatgggggtcgggcagtaaagcaggtctgcaggtgtctttctctcccccctctctgtctttccctcctctctccttttctctctgtcctgtccaacaacgacgacatcaataacaacaaaaatcatatctacaacaatgaaacaagggcaacaaaagggggggaaaagaaaattaaaaaaaaaagagtacatgaGGTCCCTGAAATCTGAGTATAGCTAACAAAAGTTTAGTCTCACAAGATAGAGTTgtcagctgaggtataggttgctcatggctatagaggggCCTTAAAAGTTAActagctagcagagtcacacatgttcagttcccaggagaagtagccatggcggatacctggaggACCTCTGcccagatgcttctgaccaggagaagcagcagcggCAAAGAGAGACCTGCTCCAAGTCAGTGCTTTtaatacattcccttctctgccacacctcctcaggctgacatcattcatatgctaaCAGTCCCAAAGTCCTGTTGGGGGGTCATAACAAATTAAACTTCtgtcataaaaaatttaaaaaatccctcgggagttgggtggtagcgcagccagttaagcgcaggtggtgcaaagcccaaggaccagcgtaaagggcCTGgttcaagtggtccgggaggtggcgcagtggataaagcactggattctaatgaggtcctgagtttgatctccagcaacacatgtaccagagagtgatgtctggttctttctctcctcctatctctaataaataaataattttttaaaaaaagatcccgGTCAagccccccggatccccacctgccagggagtcgtttcacaggcagtgaagcaggtctgtaggtgtctttctctctccctgtcttcccctcctctctccatttctctctgtcctatccaacaacaacaacatcaataacaacaacaataataaactacaacaacaataaaaaacaagggcaacaaaagggaataaatatttttttaaatccctcaAAGGAGTCACATTATAAAAGGAAGAGATGGTGTGGCCTAGCTAaaacattgggctctcaagcatgaagtcccataCTGATgctctggaaagagagagaaaagttcagggagttggccagtagcacagccggttaagcgcaggtggtgcaaagcacgaagagcagagtaaggatcctagtgcgagccccaggtccccacctgcagtgtctttctctcgccctctgtcttcccctcctctctccatcctatccaacaatgatgacatcaataataattacaactataaaacaagggcaacaaagaggaataaatatatatagaaatgTTCAAGTCTATGAAAAATCTGACCTCACTTGATTTTTCTGGTCTACAAAAACTACAAAATACTGACCTTTAAAAATCGTCCATTTCctggccagtgaaatagttcagcgtgctactttgccatgtgtgcagcctggCCCGGTTCCCACCGTACTgaggatgctttggtgctgttATCTGTATTCTCTTCCTCTACCAAAATAACTAGGAGTGAGTTGTTTTGCATCCCTggatcatggggagatgagagattgtacctgtgcatcaactgtactgtaaatcattaactcctCCCAGTAAACTTATTTCAAACTGTTCTTATAAAATTCCTAGAAATACAATTGAATGTCAAGTGTCCCAAACGAACTAAAACGTGTATTGGCATTATCTACCACTTAACTCCCCTCACTTGATGGCATCTGCCTGCAGCACTACACAGCGCAGCTAGCCTATCTCACTCTACAGCTGACTAGACTAAGACTGACTCCAGGTTAAGGTCACATTTCTGAGCTACAAAGAGGTACCTAATTAAACCGGTTCATCTAGATTGTCTCGTTCTGGAGCCAGGGAGACAGGACAGCAGGAAAGGCGTCAGACTTCTTATCCAATGGTGCCCAGGGTACCAGGACTTCAATGTTTGAAGACCCAGagtgccagagtgataatctAGTTTTCTCCCCtaaggtttttatttgtttgtttgtttgttttactagagtactgcccagctctggtttatggtggtgcaggggattgaacctgggacattggagcctcaggcataaccattatgctatctacccctgccctctccttaaatcttaaaaacaaaagcaacccagggttgggtggtggcatactaggTTAAGCAGTTTTGAAACGAAGGATACACACAAGGCATGAGGTTAAGAGGCCCGTTTCCTACCTGCTTCACAAGTTAAGCAGGTCAGTtgtctttttctccatctcctcctcccctttcgatttctgttctacctaataaaatggaaaaaatggctgccaagagcactgGATTCAGTTAGGCACTCAGCAccccacaataaccctagagggtgTTTCCTATGATGCCCCATCAACATTGTGTTTTTGGCTCTCATTAAATTGTTGTGAAGACTTAGGTCTTTCCCCTGGaatgttatgggggggggggggaagcaagcTTTAAGTTTGTCTTGGCACAACTCTAGTTCTGGCCTGGTTTCCTTCCTTTGGGGGTTAGATGAAAAAAATTGCAATGTTTTGGTGACAAATTATGtagccccctcccccaatttaAGGATTAACTTGATTATTCAACTAGAAAAATGGCCTTGTGAGGCCAGGCAGTGCTACACTTTACCAATGTACACAATTATCAGGAGctagattcaagccccaagtctccaCCTGGAGGGAGTCAAACAGTGCTGTCTTTCTTGCAAGTAAagcaaaaaaggccaccaggattcAGTGTAGGTACCGCACCGAGCAAGTCTTAGGGCCAGAAACAGCTCTGCTTTCCCTCTTCGAAACTGTGTAACCTGGCAAAACCCTATCTCAATCATATACCCATGGTTAATTATTTGGAGATGTCgtgtccaactttttttttcttccctccagggttattgctgggctcagtgcctgcaccatgaatccactgctcctggaggccatttttcccttttgttggagcctcattgtggttattattgtccttgttgatgttgttcattgttggataggacagagagaaatggagagaggaggagaagacaagagagggagaaagatagatacctacagacctgtttcaccgcctgtgaagcaactcccctgcaggtggggagccgggggctcaaaccgggatccttatgccggtccctgcactttgcgccacatgtgcgtaacccactgcgccaccgcccaacccccagtgtccaactttttaaaaaatgtttgtttcaAGGGAGTAAATATCAAGGAAGAATATATCACACATATATCCTTCTCCTCCTTGTGTAccccatacagaattttggtccatattttaagagggaataaaaatagggaaacttccaatggaggggatgggacatggaactctggtggtggggactgtgtggaattatacctgttacttATTACTGAAACactaaaaaaagaatcaagagcCAAGACTTTCAACCTTTTATTTAGGATTCTTAAGTGACGGTTGCTTTTAGATCTTGTTGAAAGCGGCCACATCCATAGACTGCACGTAGTCCTCAAAAGCAGTAATCTGCTCCTCCAGCATATCTGTTCCAACCTTATCATCTTCAACCACACACTGTATTTGGAGTTTTTTAATTCCATACCCCACTGGAACCAGTTTAGCTAAAAAGACAAAAGCTTAGTTAGTAAAGTGCTGTTGGTTATAGCTTAAAACACACCCAAGAACTGACTGCAAACCACACATGgccatttctaaaaataaaggcTAAACTTACAAGAGCCCCAAACCAAGCCATCTGCTTGAATGCTTCTAACACATTCTTCCAATTTCTTCATATCAGTTTCATCATCCCAAGGTTTCACATCTAATAAGATGGACGACTTGGCAACAAGTGCAGGTTCTGAAAATATACAAGGAAATAGCATTATTCAAATAGCTTGTCTTCACCCCAATCCAAGACATCTAACAAATCAGTTTATTCTGAATGAACTATCTTGTTGGTTGCACCCTGTTTGTCACACACATGTCCACTTTCTGTTTTGCTAAGAAAGAGGCATTTCAATTGTGTTAACAGTTTATTTTCCACAGAGGAATGCCACAACTGCTACCATAAGAACAGCTGCAGACCAGTAGCTGTGGGAGTTTTATGAAGACCCACCTCAAGGGCTTCAAAACACAATATGTCATTCTATTCAACTAATGAGGAAACGATCTCAAATGGTGTATTGGGTCAAGTCTTAGAATTATTCAGTCATTAAATGACCTACTTTTGGCTTTCTTTGATTCATACTGTGCAAGGCGTTCTTCTCTTAGTCTCTTTGCTTCTTCGCTTTCCTGTAAAGAGAAATCGAAAAATATTTCAAAGCTGGTCATTTCCCAGTAGAAACCTTATGGGGTTGTCACACTGAACATCATCAGAAAAAAGCAAATCCATCACGAGCTCAGCCGAAAGATGGTGATTTGTTTTATTCATCATGTAGTCAGTGAGACTTTACAAAAGCCTTAAGTTTAGTGGTTGACCCAAGATCCAAATACTGAGCCCAATGCACTCAAACAAAACACACATGAATTATGCCATACCTCTTCATCATCAGATCCAAAAAGATCAATATCGTCATCATCTTTACTATCTGCGACTCCACTTCCTGTGGTGTCCTCCACATTAGCTGGGCCGTACTTGCCCAATGCTTTCTTCACTCCTGGCAGACTTGAAACATTTAACATTTGATTAGTATGCTGTTCTTTTCCATACACTACATGAAAATCTGttttgggaggccaggtggtggcacatgtggttaagcacacactacagtgtgcaaggactcaggttcaagcccctggtcccccacctgcagtggagaagcttcacaagtgaagcagggttgcaggtgtctctcttcctctcaatttctggctatctctatccaataagtacaaATAAAGTAAAACCTGTTTTcaacattttccctttttgaaCTCAAAATTCACCCATTAACACTCCCAGATACATACTTTCATACGCTTAACTGCTCAGCCCAACAAACATTAGTAGCATGTGAGACGTTATATTCAATACTCACTATGATTTACTCTTTCAGTATGAATGTTTCTGTTTGAGATCTCATTAAGTATGCTCAGTTCCATTCTTAGTGAACTGGATTCCACTTCCCCAAACTTCCACCCTTGTAGGCAGTTTCAGAAGAATGGccaagaaatgaatgaatgagccacCCTCTCACCCCAGAGGTGGGCCCCCGGGTCAGGGTGGAGGCACACTGGCAGGGCATTGTGGGGGAAAGTTGAACTGCTGCTGTCCATGTTCTACCTGTTCTGTGGAAAAATGGAGGGCTTCAGTCTCTTGGCCTTCTAAGGTGAACAAAGAAATTCAGCTTACAATATCCCCCAATAAACCTCAAGTAGCCTGGGTTCAATTAGGTCATGTGAAGGATCCTGCCTCTAAGTTTAGGAAGCACCCTACTCTTTAGAGAGCAAGGTCCACTTTACCTGGCCTTTTCCTTTTCGAAAGACTTGATGTGGTTATACCAACGCAGGGCATGGTATAAGtcagcaggtggggggccggaaaCTGCTTCAAATACTGCCACGTCAGCCTGGGATGGCATATACCTGCGGGTGACACAGAAAAATAATTACACAAGGCCCCACCGAACTCGAATTGACGTTGACACTACAACTACACAAGTCCAATTAATCTATGGGTACAGGCCCCTTGGAAGCGGGGCCACATCGGCGGGTTTAAAAATATGTGCTCATTGTGGTAACGACGCTGAGTGACATAAGTCATGAGAGacaaccagatggtttcacccgtatgtggaatctagaaatccaATCCACATGgacttgagggggaaaaaaaaaaaaacctaccaccAAACTGTTTCTTTAAAGACTTGGTAAAAGAATGGTGCTCATGTTTGGGGGAGGGACacacagaacttcggtggtgggtgCTGTGTAATCTACTATAGATCACAAATAAAAACCGCGTTAAAAGAAGTATATGCAgtccacaaaacacacacactcccattgTGCACGCACAAGGCGAGGCGCTCAGCCCGTCCCCCTAGCTCTGTACCCTTTTTTCTAGCTCATCAACTGGCCTGCTAATCTGCTCAGGTCTCCTAGCGATGCCCCCTACTTTGCCAGCCACGAGGACCGCAGTGCAACGCAACCATTTGCCCCGCACAAGGGCGAAGGTCGGCTGCACCCACCGGGAGGCGGGAGCGCGAGGTCCGGCTCTCCTCCCGCGCCACGTGGCCCCGGCGCCCCGCTCACCCCTCGATGTAGCTCTTGTCCGCCAAGTAATCGTTGAGCACCTGGAGGCCTGCAGGGCTTTTCAGATCCCCAAAACCCATGGCGTCGGCGGAAGGCGGCGCTGACGGGcagcagaggaggaagagagtagCGAAGGCAAAACGCGCCCGACACTTGcgggaggaagggggaaaaaagggccaGGAGATGCCGGAATCTTCCTTATatagaagcgggggggggggcgcgggcgCATCCCTCTGACGCATACGGGGAAGGTCAAAGGTCAAAGTACACTCACAGTCTACCCCTTAACGTAAAAATTCGCTGGGGAGGAATTATAATGGACAACAAATTGACCCCTAGACCTTTCCTTGCGTTTGGGATTAATAAAAGACGTAGTTCTTGAGCTAGTACCTTCCACAGCCGCCGAAGTTATGAGGACCGCCCCTGAGAACACCGGAGAAGGCCGAAGACGCTCGGCCTCAGGACCGCCCAGTCACTTCCGGCGGAAATGCATGGTAGGGAGGCAGCCGTGTCCACGCCTCTTCCTCTCCGCGGCTCAGCCTTTCGCCCCGCCCTCTGTCCGGTGGACGGAAAGCGTTCCAGCCTGTcgtaaagggtaaaaaaaaaaaaaaaaaaaaaaggaaaagtcgcAGCTTCTGTTTCTGGTCCCTCCAGACTTTCCGTTCTCAGGCCGGGCTCAGGGATTTAGTGGGGGCGGCCATATTGGATATACCGCCGGGCATCCGCAGGGTCAGTGAGGTGCAGACGGGTCTGCAGAGCCACTTCGCCGGTTGCAGCGGTCAAGGTGAGCCCGTGTTTGCGTGACAAGGCTGAGATGCTTCAGACACGGGAGCTGGATTTGCTGACAAAGGTGTTTGTTTCGACCCTGGCAGCGCAGTCTCCTCTTGTCCTTGACTGGGCGCCCGTCCCCTCCGGGGCCTCCGGGGCCCCGAGAGCCGGCGGGGGCGGGGAGGCTGCTGCCACGGTCTCTGCTCGGTGGAGGAAGAAAGGCCTTTGCAGAGGGAGTGAGGGACAGGCGCCCGGACCCGGGAGGGGACTCGGGCCGGAAGCTGAGCGCTTGCCCAGATTCACACGCCCCTGGCACAGTCAGCACCTCAGAGTGGGAATGAGCCCCCTCGCCTCTGCTGCTGGTTTCTCTTTTGTCCGTGGACAGTGAAGGCTAGGACCTTTTTCTTCCTGTTTAGGTTGCGGGCACTTCAGTAACTGCAGTAAGTAATCTGGAggctttatgtgtgtgtgtttaatcacgACTGAGCCAAGTGATATAAAACAGTTTTTATAGCTTATGCGGAAGATTCAGAGATCACTTCCGGTGAAAGACACCACCGCTGTAACATCTGGACCAGATGCAGCTCCCAGCAGACTAGTCACAGGCTGAAAACACATTGCTTGTCAGATACACACACGGGACACAGTTCCTGCCAAGTGTCAATGGAAAAGATCGCATTAAAAGCTAGTCTAGGGGGTAGAAAGCAcactggttatgcagagactttaatgcctgaagctccaaaaatcCGAGGTCCAGTCCctgaaaccaccataagccaaagctgagcagtgataaaattaaaaataaaagctagCCTAAGATAGTCCTGCGAATAACGCCATGTCATTTCAAGTTTTTTATGTCGAATGCAGTAACACGAAATGTTCCTGAAGAATAAACATCTGATCTCTGTTACTCGCTCTTACTGCCCCCTCACTGTCTCTGTGCCTGAGTGTGTTTGAATCTTAGTCACTTTGTCTCTCttattttatctccctctcttgtATGTCATACTCTGTCTCCCACTGTTGCTGGTAATATGCTTTGCAGATGTTCTTTTATTCCCCCATGGAATGATGTTGCAGGTGGGTTACAAAGTTCATTCACACTTGGGCCAGGGAGCTAACATAATTATTATATTAACATAACATAATAATTATGTTAACTCCCTGTTATGCAATAATCGTTATGCcaacagctttcatgcctgaagctcccaggtcccaggttcaatccctcacagcatcataagccagagcagagcacttgactgcttaaaaagaaaagttcacattttttttcccctccactttGTAAATTTATGATTaacagtaggttacaagattaccacaccacacccagcaccagaGTCCTGTATTCCCACCTGCCAAATAAaagcactatagttctcacaagtcttagaagcagttcctttgcttctatttttgggtttgtttcaagttcatgtgtatcagttctctagattccacatttgagtgaaaccatccagtagttgtctttcacctttttacttattttgctaagcatgctcacctccagttccatcatttTGTCTAGAAGACACAATGCCATCTTTTTTGATTTTTGAGTAGTACTTCATGGAatatatcctgtaacttctttggccagccatctgttgatgggctgcattcactctttggctattgtgaataatgcagcagtgaacataggtgtgcatatgtcccttcaaattagtgtttaagtgtcctttggataaatatttaaaagtggtattgctggatcataatatAATTTCCCTTTCCAAAACATGAAAAGACCAAGTTTATACACTTAACTTTTGCTTCTTGGCATTGTATAAGTAAATTAACCTCTCTGAGACTGGGTATTGTCACCCCTAGAACTTGAGGGAAGTTTTCAGAGGGTGTGTATATGCAATGAAATAATGTACATGAAGTGTTCTGAAAATCAGACACTACCATAATTTTATAATTACAGAGTTTTACCTGTAGTAATGTAATTCTTCTTTGTTTTATTCTTAGAAACATGTTAAGAATACCTGTAAGAAGGGCCTTAGCAGGCCTTTCAAAGTCTACTAATGGATAtggtgagtattttttttttcaccttgtaTTTGTGAGTACTGTATTACTGTATATCTTTATAAGTTTCATAGGTCTGTGAATTGTATCTTGACCTTAAACCCACCCCATCAttatgggtccatattcccagggggataaagaatacaaaagctatcaggaggggatgggatatggagttttggtggtgggaattgtgtggagttgtacccctcgtatcctatggttttgtcagtgtttcctttttataaataaaaaaattctttaaaagaaagaaatgaactatGTCAAgtagaacaattttttaaatgtaatagtACCTTTAAGTCATTCTGCTTCTGATAAGTGATCTTCCTTTAAGGATACTTCTCAGTGGTATTAAAATGTTCTctttaaattactattaaaagCATACACCCAGGAACGAAGCTgtgatgcacctgcttgagcacacatgttacaatgtgcaaggacctgggttcatgcccctggtccccatttgcaggggaaaagctttgcgagtggtgaagcagggccgcaggtgtctctctgtctcccctttccctctcaatttctggctgtctatacttaataaataaataaagataatgaaataaaaGGCTTTTCCAGTTTTGTGTACCAAGTAACAATGGATGTACACTttaacaaatttttttaattatctttatttatttataattatgggggggggggagacctgaAGCCATGCTTCAcctctagcaaagctttccctctgcaggtgggcaaagctttccctttgtaggtggggactgggagtttgaacttgggtcctaatgcattgtaacatgtgctcaaccaggtgcaccacctcctggcccccaaaagcCTTTTTCTAAAGTTTTTGTCTAGAGAAGTAGAATAGAATAGTATAAGGTAAGGAAAGCTTTGACTTGTGTATTAGAATTAACTAACCTCTGCTGTAATAAATTGAAGTCTGTTCACtttcctattaatttttttttatgattagtTCGAACAACCACCACCACTGCAAGCAACTTGATTGAAGTGTTTGTTGATGGCCAATCTGTGATGGTAGAACCAGGAACTACTGTCCTTCAAGTAGGTATAtgtttttaaatctgtttttgtCTTAACTTTCGATGCCAGTATATGTCCTTTGTTTAATACTATTTATCTCAAGATTTCTTGATACTCAGAAAAGAACTGTAGTTAGTAAAgtatagaaaaataaagattgaTTTTTAAATCTTGACATTTCAAAGTGAGGTATTTATTTTTGACTTGTTTCTGACTTTCTTAATGAACTATGACAGTTTGTTTTTCAAATAAGTACCCATTAAGAAATTTGAAATTAGGGTGAAGAATGGTTATGCGAACAAACTcttatttctgaggctccaaagttgcaggttcaatctcctgaaccaccatgagccagacctgaacagtgctctagtaacaataagtaaataaatagtaaattaataaaagataaatggaagtaaattttaaaaaagaaacttaaaaaaagaaattagaaattatCTTTAAGTATTAGTAAAATTGAAATCACTGGGACAGGGTTGAAGGAGGAGTCTTTGTAAACTATGGTTTAGAGAATCAAGCTTTCACGAGTTTTTAGGATGCTTCATCCAGTTTCTTCCACATAAGTTGTAGGCATGCTGAGCATCCTTTCAGAGCCAGCTTCATAGCAGACAGACAGTGAGGTCAAGAGCATAGGAAGAAAATCTCTTCAGGGATGAAGAGAATGAGTGAAGATGTAAATGTAGTAAGTTAAGCAGGGGATGGCCCGTTTCCTTCTATATTTTAGCAGAACAAAGTCAAGGTAAAGATATTCTAATAcagtttcttttctccctcttagGCTTGTGAGAAGGTTGGCATGCAGATCCCTAGATTCTGTTATCATGAAAGATTGTCTGTTGCTGGAAACTGCAGGATGTGCCTTGTTGAAATTGAGAAAGCTCCTAAGGTATGACACCAAAAATCCCACACCATACTGCAGAATCTTTAAACCTTGCagcaaacttttttattttattttatttttgcctccaaggttattgctggggctcagtgcctgcactacggatccactgctcctggaggctatttttttcccttttgttgtccttgttttatcattgttgtggttattattgttattgacgtccttgttggataggacagagagaaatgggagagaggagaagacagagatgggggggagagaaagatagacacctgcagacctgctacaccacctgtgaagcgacccccctgctccccctggtggggagctgggggcctgaaccgggatccttataccggtccttgcgctttgcaccatgtgcgtttaacctgctgtgctactgcccaacccccaaaagattgtatctttaaaaatatttttatctcctCCGAACCAGTTtacccaccccttcccctcacTTATTCATCTGTTTATTATTCTTTATACACTGTATAAGTAAAATCACACGATGGTTGTCTTATTGCACTAATTATACTACAAAGAAATTGATTTTCAATTTCATGTTGACTGTTCTGTAGTACGTAGTAGTAAAACTACAGTTGATTGATGTTGTTTCAGAGTCTCTTGGGAAAATTATAATGATTATTTGAATAAAATTTAGAagtagatacagaactctgggagTGGGTATAGTAATCTTAAGATCTATAATCACAATCACTATAATATCACAAATAATTTTCCAAAATACCAGTTTTTTCCCCAAATGAATGATTCactaaattttactttaaaaatattaagaaatataatTAACATTCTGCTTTTGTCTCTTTTCCTTGGCCTTTGCATCATCCCTAGAATATGAGTATACGTTTATTGACTTTCTGGTTTTATATTTGTCCTTCGTTATGtgatctattattttttttcttcttatcagTGGAATCTGATGAAAACTAAAAGGTGCAGAGCTAATCATTATTAGCCAAAGGATGTAGAGACTATTGATTAAGGAAGCCTTTTTCTGATTGACGAAATATAAGTGTTCATCTATCCCTGCAAGAAAGTCAATGTTATATATTCCATAGCACGTAATATATATGTAGTAGCTTGTTATCCAAATGAGCTCTTGGCTGGCCTGTGTGCAATGTATTACATactaaataaaatcagaaagtaaagaaaaataaaatagaagggagtATCTTACTTGTGTCCCAGAGAAATATAAAGTGCCAgattatcaaaattaaaaattagatcTTGAAAAATAATtgaggggggcaggtagtggtgcaccttattaagcacacattaccacacataaggacccaagttggagcccccacttcccacctacaggggagaagcttcacaaatagtgaagcaagtactgtg
This portion of the Erinaceus europaeus chromosome 7, mEriEur2.1, whole genome shotgun sequence genome encodes:
- the EEF1B2 gene encoding elongation factor 1-beta, with the protein product MGFGDLKSPAGLQVLNDYLADKSYIEGYMPSQADVAVFEAVSGPPPADLYHALRWYNHIKSFEKEKASLPGVKKALGKYGPANVEDTTGSGVADSKDDDDIDLFGSDDEEESEEAKRLREERLAQYESKKAKKPALVAKSSILLDVKPWDDETDMKKLEECVRSIQADGLVWGSSKLVPVGYGIKKLQIQCVVEDDKVGTDMLEEQITAFEDYVQSMDVAAFNKI